TCTGTTCGCCATATTGGTGTCAGCATTGATAAGGTTATGTCAATGTGATTTGTCCACTAAAAGTTCATAACAATCACAACTAACTAAAGGGGATAAAAAAGCAACACTTACATGGCAGCTTCCTGAACTTTAGGATGCCAACTCATTCCCAAATAATCGTTGGAACACCAGACAGCTACACGACGTTTCATACCACTAGAATAATCATCTGCAAACGGAAATTCAGATGCGTCTCTTAAAATTCTCCTAAATACTCGATAAGTAgagtctcttttttttctttctacttcAGACACGAAAAACTTATTATAATTGAAACCTAGGCAGCTATCACCATCATTACACACCGAATCGATTGTTTGGGAATGTTCTGGATCAGCGTTCTTTATCGTTATGTCTGTTGTTGGCTGAAGACTTTTTCTCGCAACTATACTCTTTTGCCAACCAGCGAATAAGGCACACGTGTTTGGAATACATATGTCTACAAAAAGAATAgataaaaaatataatcaaaaaagAACGCTTTTAGATACTAACATTGTAATGAATAGTTTTTTTCACAAATCAGTACGAACAAAACAGTgaatcagtggtctaaaggttaactATTTGCTGTGAGATCTAAAGGTCTTAAGTTCAACCTCTGATTGGGCCGTGGATAcct
The genomic region above belongs to Schistosoma haematobium chromosome 2, whole genome shotgun sequence and contains:
- the ALAS1_1 gene encoding 5-aminolevulinate synthase, nonspecific, mitochondrial, variant 3 (EggNog:ENOG410VCK8~COG:H); translated protein: MTSCPFLRKLSPTVIQRDIQQLIQLIPRCPFARRLFDGTPLSSPRMYSDVAIERQSDESSVCKNVSECLLKKCPFTVNSYESTCSNDYLCAQTSNNHENEMYQNQLCGISDDICIPNTCALFAGWQKSIVARKSLQPTTDITIKNADPEHSQTIDSVCNDGDSCLGFNYNKFFVSEVERKKRDSTYRVFRRILRDASEFPFADDYSSGMKRRVAVWCSNDYLGMSWHPKVQEAAM